A window of Panicum virgatum strain AP13 chromosome 8K, P.virgatum_v5, whole genome shotgun sequence contains these coding sequences:
- the LOC120643403 gene encoding BTB/POZ domain-containing protein At1g01640-like — MDCCICSPMATMYRLPRNAICAPCHEGAKAIISFLNKDEEQEDGGHGSAISHAPSKLNSSNKGMRDAWEQVKEMRDRAEETNQRAVFLEHGFALAWKEGIHTDIVVKPGTGPPIPAHKAILAARSEVFRHMLSADDHCKAPAGDSFSLPELSHAELSLLLAFLYTGALDKDLPERHLHALLVAADKYDVPFLRRACEARLAASVEPRNALRTLEVADLSSSAVLRERAMDTVLEHAEQVVFSPEYEGFAVRNAALCVEITRVLLAKMSTTTTSKSDPHHA; from the exons ATGGATTGCTGCATCTGCAGCCCCATGGCCACCATGTACAGGCTTCCGAGGAACGCTATCTGTGCTCCTTGCCATGAAGGTGCCAAGGCCATCATCAGCTTCCTGAACAAGGATGAGGAGCAAGAAGATGGCGGCCATGGTTCTGCCATCTCCCACGCGCCATCGAAGCTTAACAGCTCAAACAAG GGAATGAGAGATGCATGGGAGCAGGTGAAGGAGATGAGAGACAGGGCGGAGGAGACCAACCAGCGAGCCGTCTTCCTTGAGCACGGCTTCGCGCTGGCGTGGAAGGAGGGAATCCACACCGACATCGTCGTGAAACCTGGAACTGGGCCCCCAATTCCAGCCCACAAAGCCATCCTG GCCGCCAGGTCGGAGGTGTTCCGGCACATGCTGTCCGCCGACGACCACTGCAAGGCCCCTGCCGGCgactccttctccctccctgaGCTCTCCCACGCCgagctctccctcctcctcgccttcctCTACACCGGCGCCCTCGACAAGGACCTGCCGGAGCGCCACCTGCACGCGCTTCTCGTCGCCGCCGACAAGTACGACGTCCCGTTCCTTCGGCGGGCCTGCGAGGCGAGGCTGGCGGCGAGCGTGGAGCCCCGGAACGCGCTGCGGACGCTGGAGGTGGCCGATCTCAGCTCAAGCGCGGTGCTCAGGGAGCGCGCCATGGACACCGTGCTGGAGCACGCCGAGCAGGTGGTGTTCTCGCCGGAGTACGAAGGCTTCGCCGTCAGGAACGCGGCGCTGTGCGTGGAGATCACCCGGGTGCTGCTGGCCAAGATGTCGACGACGACAACTAGTAAATCGGATCCCCATCATGCATAG